A region of the Phaseolus vulgaris cultivar G19833 chromosome 11, P. vulgaris v2.0, whole genome shotgun sequence genome:
AAAGTATTCGAGTGTGTTGGTTGATGTTAGCTGAGAGCATCTCGATTAATGCTTTGCCCTTGCATCTTGGTTGATGCAAGTCTTTGGACGTGTTGGTTCACAGTGACGCTCTCGGTTGATACTTtggcctttgcatcttggttgATGCAAATCTTCAAGCTTGTCAGTTCACACTAGTCGAGAGCATCATAATTGATTTTTGACTTTTGCATCTTGGTTGAGGCAAATCTTCAATCGTGTCGGTTCATGTTGGTCGATAGCATGTCGTTTGACGCTTGGCCTTTGCATCTTAATTGAGGAAAATCTTCAACCATGTTGGTTCACGTTGCTCGAAAGCATTTCAGTTTATGCTTAGTCTTTACATTTTGGTTTATGCAAGTCTTCAAGCGTGTTGATTTACGTTAGCTGAAGGAATCTCAGTTAAGGCTTGGCTAGAATATTGATCGTTCCATCATATTTGTCTATGCTTAATCCTTTCTAGCTTGTGGACAACTAGGCTTCCATTATCCCATCAATGAACGAGTGTCGACGAACTCCCCGCAGTGTTCCAGAAGTATGGGTCGAAGTGTTCGGCCTGGATTCAGCCTTCTGGCTACGAACGTTTAGTGGTCCAATTATGAAAAATGGAATGTCACTGGATTAGCTTTGGAGGTGTATCCTGGTCAGATTTGTTGTTGTGGGGTGCaagttgttagaatatatggccttaaacaaagggggggggtgaattgtttataagagattttcgcaaactttggaggtataatgaaaatcaatgctgaattacagagaaaagaatcaaggaaacaaatacccaaaactgttttaagatgatattaggaaaacaatcggttgttttgtcgaaacaatcggttgtttttattagcagttaataaaaacagcttaaaacagatatatgtgagatcagggaaagagagaatcacacaaacagatttatactggttcactcttacaccaagagctacatccagttcccagaaaccactgggtaatccactatgcaatcaaaaccagattacaaacatcacacaccaaagtagttaccttgaacccctcaagaaacacactacctttggcaaactacaccaagaatgttgatcttgaacacctcaagaacacataaCACTCCTTGGTAACACAattacagaaatacagtaatcaaggaagaagggaatagaatacacctgggtattacaaagcttaaaattcagaattacaacctaatcatattccacacacttaagaatgatccaaagctctttcaaattttggaaaaaatgttttgataaactttttctcttactccaagattaagagcgtaaaaccacctttatatagacccaccaagtggtcaaaagcatttaataaaggagccaagttagttaggatcatttaaaacatattaaaaccacttaacagaattctgttaaggtttgcaggaaaacaatcgattgatttggtttgacagcaaagtcaaccaagtcaaacaactttcaacctttttcaaaaactactaaggtaaaacaacctgttcaaattttgacagctttttagaaaacacatcttttcaaaaggttaaagattcaaatgaacttggatcatcttaaggagtgatataacaagtttcaaacaactagacaacacacatacctggcagcaaggtcttcaaacTTTCCTCTTAgttttggagacatcaaagcatcttgttcaacacaaGTGACCCCTTGACCAACTTCTTTCTCATCTCCCCATTCTCCTGTGAGAGAGCTCatatttcttctttgtttttcgCGTCATTTTGGTCATCTCACTCTAAAGGACCAAAAGTAGAGCCACATGATCATTCTCCATTGTCGTTCTTTGTTCTTTAATATTGTTTGTCATAGTTACCACGGTAAATGTCAATTGTTCTTGTATGGATTAAGTAGGTATTGTACTACCAGATGGCCGTAAGGCCGACTAGACCGGATAGACGACAAAACCGACTAGACGACAACAGGCGAAGCTAAACGCGTAATTAAGCATAAACAACCCAACTTAAATGGTAAGCACGGTTAAGACTCAATTGGGCCTTCGTTTGGACCCTAAAGCAGGCCCACAGCGGCCATAGCCCACCTAGAGCAGTATAAATAGCAGAAGAGGCACATCACCCAAGGTAACTATTCACTCCCCACTCTTCTGGTACCTAGCTCTcggtctgacttgatcgtcggagtgtcttcGCAGGTACTCCCCCCATCGTGTCCAAGCTGAAGATCCAGTCGGAAGAAGACCAACCGGAGGACCAACCGGAAGGCCGACAAGACGAGAAGAACGATACGACATCATCAGAAGAAGTGTTCTGCAGGGTCAGATCTTGTaggaacattttggcgcccaccgtggggccgagaacACTAACCCCACGAATTATCCGCATGGTGACTACGAGGAACATGACGGGTAACGATAGGAATGCACAAGAAGAAACCAGCCGTCCGGACCCTATGacgttaatcttgaagatgcaGCAGGAAATGGAAGCTTTGAGGAAGGAGAATGCTCAGATGAAAGAAAAGCTTGCTAAGAAGCCGGAAATACCGGAAGCTATGGATAATATCCCCTCAAGAGATCATGCGAACACGGATACACATGAGGCCGGGAGCTCGTATCAAGAAAACGTAAGGCTGACCCCAAATAATGTGCTAAACACGGCGCCTAGAAGAAGTCCCTTCACTGAAACCATCCTTGAAGTCCCCTTGCCGGGAACCTGGAACAACCCCACGTTGGACAAGTATGATGGGTCCACGGATCCGGATGAGCATGTAAATGCGTACCTGACACAGGTCGGCTTGCATACGGCGGAAGACGCGTTGTGGTGCCGAATATTCCCCACCTCACTTAAGGGGGCAGCCTTGAGCTGGTTTACTCGACTGCCAGCTCAATCCATAGATTGCTTCGACACACTTGCGGCTAAGTTTGGAGCACAGTTCACTACCAGCCGACCACACCACCTCACCTCGATCGCCTTAGTGAATATTCGGCAAGAGAAGTCGGAGACCTTGAGGGCCTTCATGAACAGATTCAGCAAAACAGCGTTAGACATACGAAACCTAAGTCCCGAAGTGGCGATGCACCATATGGTGACTGCGCTGAAGCCGGGACCATTCTCGGACAGTTTATGCATGCAACCGGCCGCAACATTGGATGAGTTGCGCCAAAGAGCCACCAAATACATGCAGCTGGAGGAATTGAAAGAGTTTCGGAGTAGAGCTCAGGCGCCCGACGAACCTGAGAGGAGGAGAGACAGAAGCAGGCCAACACATTTTGGGAAGCCCAGAGACTTACCCAGGGGACCACGTTTCAACCGTTACACCCCCTTGACTGCCGAAAGGTCAAAGGTCTTAGAGGAAGCTCTCAACGCAGATCTCCTGAAGGCACCAAGCAGGACTCCTACTCCTTTGAGTGTCGACCAAACCAAGCATTGTCGATACCACCGCAATTTTGGGCACACAACAGAAGATTGTTGGGCACTGAAGGATAAAATTGAAGAGCTCATCCAAGCTGGTCATCTGCGACGCTTTGTCCAGACAAGCCGAGAGGAGAGGAAAAACGAAGTTGATCTGGAAAAGAGAGAAGGGCGTAGGGACACGCAGGCAAACAAGCAGAGAGGCCGAAGAGGCCGGGACGGCCGAGAAGGACGAGGAGCAAGAGATCATCGAAGAACCATGCCGGTACGGGGAGTCATAAACACAATCGCCGGAGGTTTCGCGGGAGGAGGAACTACATCATCCTCCCGGAAAAGACACCTCCGGGCGGTCAGTTCGGTGTACTCCATCAGCAGAAGCAACAGGAGAAGCCTGCCTCCCATGCTTTTCACGGATTCGGACTTCAGAAACATAAACCCGAAGCACGATGACCCTATGGTAGTCACCATCGAGGTAGCCAACTTTGTCATCATGAAAACTCTGATAGATCAAGGGAGCTCTGTGGATATCTTGTATTGGAAGACCTTCCGAAAGATGGGCATATCTGACGACGACATTGTCCAGTATGATGAACAAATCATTGGCTTCGCGGGGCAGAGAGTCAACACCAGAGGATACATTGACCTGAACACCAAATTTGGAGAAGGAAATCGAGACTGTCGGACGATCAAAATCAGATACCTGCTTGTCGACGCCGAAACGTCTTACAATATTTTGATCGGGCGATCCTCTCTCAACAAATTGGGAGCTATAGTCTCGACACCTCACCTGGCCATGAAGTTCCCGGCCGACAACCCGAGTAGGGGCCGAGAGGTGGTCACTCTCCATGCCGACCAAAAAACTGCTAGAGAATGTTACGCGGCAAGTTTGAAGATTCTGCCACCGCGAACACCCACCCGGAGGGCCGAGGTTCATCATATATCCTTGAGTGATGACTTGGATCCAAGACCTAATGACGAACCCCAAGTGGAACCCAAGGAAGAGGTGGTGCCATGCCGAGTGGGCCGAGCAGGTCAGAATACTCGTTTGGGATCAACCTTAGGAGAAGAGGGAAAGAACATTATCACAGCTGTCCTATACAAAAACACAGACTTGTTCGCATGGTCGGCAGCCGACATGCCGGGAATAGATCCTCGCATAATCTCGCACAAACTATCAGTCTGTAAGGAGGCTAGGCCGGTAGCCCAGAAGAAGAGAAAGTTCGTGGGAGAAAAAGGACGGATAGTCGAAGAGGAAACCAGGAAACTACTGGATGCTAGGTTTATCCGAGAAGTGCATTACACCACGTGGTTGGCAAACATCGTCCTGGTGCAGAAGAACAATGGAAAGTGGCGAATGTGTACTGATTACACCCATCTTAATAGGGCATGTCCAAAAGATGCATATCCATTGCCAAGCATTGACCGGCTGGTAGATGGTGCAGCCGGTCACAAAGTGTTAAGTTTTCTTGATGCATACTCTGGATACAACCAAATACGCATGAATCCGGCAGACCGAGAGAAGACAACCTTCATTACCGACAAGGCCAATTTTTGCTATGAGGTCATGCCTTTCGGCCTC
Encoded here:
- the LOC137805964 gene encoding uncharacterized protein, with protein sequence MTGNDRNAQEETSRPDPMTLILKMQQEMEALRKENAQMKEKLAKKPEIPEAMDNIPSRDHANTDTHEAGSSYQENVRLTPNNVLNTAPRRSPFTETILEVPLPGTWNNPTLDKYDGSTDPDEHVNAYLTQVGLHTAEDALWCRIFPTSLKGAALSWFTRLPAQSIDCFDTLAAKFGAQFTTSRPHHLTSIALVNIRQEKSETLRAFMNRFSKTALDIRNLSPEVAMHHMVTALKPGPFSDSLCMQPAATLDELRQRATKYMQLEELKEFRSRAQAPDEPERRRDRSRPTHFGKPRDLPRGPRFNRYTPLTAERSKVLEEALNADLLKAPSRTPTPLSVDQTKHCRYHRNFGHTTEDCWALKDKIEELIQAGHLRRFVQTSREERKNEVDLEKREGRRDTQANKQRGRRGRDGREGRGARDHRRTMPVRGVINTIAGGFAGGGTTSSSRKRHLRAVSSVYSISRSNRRSLPPMLFTDSDFRNINPKHDDPMVVTIEVANFVIMKTLIDQGSSVDILYWKTFRKMGISDDDIVQYDEQIIGFAGQRVNTRGYIDLNTKFGEGNRDCRTIKIRYLLVDAETSYNILIGRSSLNKLGAIVSTPHLAMKFPADNPSRGREVVTLHADQKTARECYAASLKILPPRTPTRRAEVHHISLSDDLDPRPNDEPQVEPKEEVVPCRVGRAGQNTRLGSTLGEEGKNIITAVLYKNTDLFAWSAADMPGIDPRIISHKLSVCKEARPVAQKKRKFVGEKGRIVEEETRKLLDARFIREVHYTTWLANIVLVQKNNGKWRMCTDYTHLNRACPKDAYPLPSIDRLVDGAAGHKVLSFLDAYSGYNQIRMNPADREKTTFITDKANFCYEVMPFGLKNAGATYQRLMDQMFRDQIGRTMEVYVDDIIVKSDSVEQHANDLAEVFQQIRKYNMRLNPEKCVFGVEGGKFLGFMLTSRGIEANPDKCRALETMRSPENLKEVQRLVGRLTSLSRFMPRLADKIRPILRLTKKAEKFTWSEGCEEAFQTVKKALAEPPILSKPVHGIPLLVYLAVSPEAVSAAIVQGTTEQKPVYFIS